The Campylobacter sp. CNRCH_2014_0184h region TTTATCTTTTAAGTACTAAAAAAGTTATTAAAAGTTATAGATTTTATGGCATGCGTCATTCTAATATACTAAGTGGGTATAAGATTGATTTTGAGCTTGAAGAAAGTTCGAGATTTTTACCACGTTTAAAAGATGTTTTACATATTGGTTTTTCTTGGATTTTAGATAGAGAGAGAATGTTTTTTTGGCAGGAATTTATTAGACTTTTTTATTTACATTTAAAAGATGTTGAAGAAATTGATAGTTTTTACTTTGAACTTTTAGAAGACTGTGCTAAGCGTTTTGAAAAGCAAGATTGCAAACGTGTTATAGTGGATGCTTATTTAAAAATTTTAGATTTTGAAGGGCGTTTGCATAAAAGTTTTGTATGTTTTTATTGTGATGAGTATATTCAAAAAAATGTTGTACTAGTAAGAGCTTTTTTGCCCGCTCATAAAAAATGTGCTTTTGGTTATGAGTTTAATGCTAAAGATCTTGTAAAATTATATAGGAGTTTTAATTCATCGCATTTTAGCGATGAATATATTGATAATTTATATAAAATTATCAAAGAGGGTTTTTAAGGGTAATATCATACATCATAATGACTTCTTGTCTTAATCTTGCAATGATATTTGCACTATCTTTGTGTATATTTTTTGTGATAGTATCTTGGCTATTTTTAATATTTTCAAGCAAATTTTCAAGTTCTTTTTGAGAATTTTGTAAACAAGTTTTTATACATTTTGGTTGGGTTTGTTGTAAAACTTGCTCGAAATTTAAACTTTGATTATTAAGCTTTGAAGCATGTGCTGCTAAATTATTCGCACTTGTTCTAATGCCACCTAATGCTTTGTAAATCCCTTTTGAATTGATATGAGCTGCCATGAACCTTCCTTGTTTTATGGTATCTCTTCATTCATATTGCTTGATAATTTACAAGCAAAAATCATTCCTTATCGAAAAATTCTTGAATATATTTTCGCATAATTTCTGCATCATTAATGCGATTAACACAATCTCTAAAATTAGAAGCATCATCATAGCCCTTAGAATACTCATGTAAGTGTTTTCTAAAGATGCTTATACCTTGTTCTTTATAATGCTTTAACATTTCTTCAAAATGTGTACAAATGATTTTATTTTTCATAGCCTTTTCGATTTTTTTACCAGTTTTTATTTCATAAAATATCCAAGGTTTTCCTACGCTTGCACGCCCTATCATCAAAGCATCACAATTTGTTATTTTAAATACTTCTTTGGCATTATCTTCACTAATATCACCATTTGCAACTAAAGGAATTTTGATATTTTCTTTGGCTAAAGCTATGGCTTCATAATCAGCATTTCCACTATACATTTGTTTTCTAGTGCGACCATGCATACTGATAAAATCTACTCCAGCATTTTCACACGCTTTAGCGATGGCGACGGGATCTTTTTTATCAAATCCTAATCTTACTTTGACACTAGTTAATTTTTTGTTACTTGTTTTTTTGATAAGTTCTAAAATTCTTTGTAATTTATCAAGATCTTGTAAAAGAGCACTACCTGCACATTGTTTTATAACCTTATTTACAGGACAACCACAATTAAAATCAATCCCATCTATAAAATCAAAACGATTTAAAATTTCTACTGCTTTGCAAATTACACTTTCATCTGAGCCTGCAATTTGAACTATGTAAGGATTTTCAAGTTCGGCTTTTTCTAGCATTTTAAGAGTTTTTGAGCTCTCATAAACTAAGGCATTAGAACTTATCATTTCACTAATGGTTACATCAGCCCCAAATTGTTTAACTAAATTTCTCAAAGGCAAGTCTGAAAAACCTGCCATAGGAGCTAAAAATAAAGGCTTTTTACTAAAATCTATCATTGTATTAATTTTTCAAGTTCTATTTTTTTATTATGTTCTCTTAAAAAGAGTAAGAGTCTAAAGTCTTTATGTTCATTTTGATCATTTCCTAATTCATTAAGCAATTCATCATACATACCAAATTCTGCCAAAGTATAAAGATAAGCTCTTAAAGCTTGAGAATAATTATCTTTTAACTTTTTAAATAAAGTAATTAATACTTGAGGTTCTATTTTTTTACAAAGTATTTTAGCACAGCGTAAATATGACTTATCATCTAAAGTATTCATACTAAGTAAAACTTCGATTTCAGCGTGATTTAATTCTAAGTTTTCTTTTTCAAATCTATCCAAAAGCAATAAAATATCATCTTGGTTTTTTTGAACTTTTAGTGTTTTAATCTGACTATAAGGCGCATTTTCTAATACCATTTTATAAGCAAAAATTTCTAGCTCACTAGCTAAGGTATCTTTGTTTTTGATAAAAGAAAAAGCATAATTGCTATCATTTTGAAAGCGATTTTTTTCATTTAAAATGAAAATTTCATTATTTGAATCTAATTTATATTTTTTTAATTCCACAAATTCTTTTTTATCTAAGTGTTCAAAAATATCAATAATTTCATCTATTTTGGGATTTTGAATTTTTTCTTTAAAACAAAGAGCTTGCGTATCTTTTGCTATATTTTGAAATTCTTGAGTTTTAAATTTAACCTTGCTTGCTTTTTTTAAAAAAATATCAATAATAAAATTTTCATAATTTTTACTATCTTTAATTAGATTTTTATATTGTAAATGTTTTAAAAAGCCATAAAAACTCATATGTGCTAAAGCTAGTATCATCAAAAGTAAAGCAGGCAAAACAACCCATAAGCTAATAGGCAAATTTAATTCAAAAGTGGAAATTGTAAAAGTATAATTTCCTAAATTTAGATTATAAACTAAGGCTGCGATGATTAGAAGATAAACTAAACTTGCAAAGAAAAATAACCTAATTTTCATAGCTCTTTCCTTTTTTCTAAATTTTCACGACAATTTATGCAATATTTTGCGTGAGGTTTAACCTTAAGTCTTTCAGGATGAATATCATCTTCACAATACTCACAAATACCATAAGTATTGTTATCTATTTTGCTTAATGAATGTTTAATTTCTTCTAGCTCAGCTTTTAAATTTTCATTGATTTTAAGGTCGATATGAGAGCTATTGTCAATTTGTTGTAAATCAACTTCATCTCTAGGTTCACTATCTTGTAGATTATGGATATTGTCTATATTGCCTTGAAGTTCTTGTAAAATTTCTTTTTGTCTTTGAAGTAATATATTTTTAAATTCTTCAAGATTTAATTCTTGCATAAACGCTCCTATTTGTGATATGGGTGATTTGTATT contains the following coding sequences:
- a CDS encoding tRNA dihydrouridine synthase; this translates as MIDFSKKPLFLAPMAGFSDLPLRNLVKQFGADVTISEMISSNALVYESSKTLKMLEKAELENPYIVQIAGSDESVICKAVEILNRFDFIDGIDFNCGCPVNKVIKQCAGSALLQDLDKLQRILELIKKTSNKKLTSVKVRLGFDKKDPVAIAKACENAGVDFISMHGRTRKQMYSGNADYEAIALAKENIKIPLVANGDISEDNAKEVFKITNCDALMIGRASVGKPWIFYEIKTGKKIEKAMKNKIICTHFEEMLKHYKEQGISIFRKHLHEYSKGYDDASNFRDCVNRINDAEIMRKYIQEFFDKE
- the dksA gene encoding RNA polymerase-binding protein DksA; translation: MQELNLEEFKNILLQRQKEILQELQGNIDNIHNLQDSEPRDEVDLQQIDNSSHIDLKINENLKAELEEIKHSLSKIDNNTYGICEYCEDDIHPERLKVKPHAKYCINCRENLEKRKEL
- the recO gene encoding recombination protein RecO, giving the protein MQGYILHTQSVKDEDLIVYLLSTKKVIKSYRFYGMRHSNILSGYKIDFELEESSRFLPRLKDVLHIGFSWILDRERMFFWQEFIRLFYLHLKDVEEIDSFYFELLEDCAKRFEKQDCKRVIVDAYLKILDFEGRLHKSFVCFYCDEYIQKNVVLVRAFLPAHKKCAFGYEFNAKDLVKLYRSFNSSHFSDEYIDNLYKIIKEGF